One part of the Nostoc sp. PCC 7120 = FACHB-418 genome encodes these proteins:
- a CDS encoding carbon-phosphorus lyase complex subunit PhnI encodes MPYVAVKGGEQAIQNAEALLQSRRRGDPAIPELTLDQIEQQLTLAVERVMCEGSLYDRELAALAIKQSWGDLVEAIFLLRAYRTTLPRFYYSQPLDTSKMQIQRRISAIFKDVPGGQRLGTTFDYIHRLLDFKLIAEGQVPTAPEAEAITEPVPRVIDTLDREGLMQAEGYGGVGVQGCRGAGEEFCNNSQSTINSQQSTVNHQQPFDITRQPLTFPAGRDARLQNLARADEGFLLSLAYSTQRGYGRNHPFAGEIRMGEVEVVICPEELGFEIAIADITVTEVQMVNQFKGSKELPAQFTRGYGLTFGYNERKAMSMALVDRAMRAEELGETIQGPAQSVEFVLSHSDNVEAQGFVQHLKLPHYIDFQSELNLVRKIRQQQVNNQSPDSNITLKESQPLGNQNLNKENSPVGKV; translated from the coding sequence ATGCCATACGTTGCAGTCAAAGGTGGTGAACAGGCAATTCAAAATGCAGAAGCACTCTTGCAAAGCCGACGCAGAGGTGATCCTGCAATTCCCGAATTGACCTTAGACCAGATTGAACAACAACTTACCCTAGCAGTAGAACGGGTAATGTGTGAGGGTAGTTTATATGATAGAGAGTTAGCAGCCCTAGCTATTAAACAATCTTGGGGTGATTTAGTCGAAGCAATTTTCTTATTACGCGCCTATCGTACAACACTGCCCCGTTTTTACTACAGCCAGCCTCTAGACACCAGTAAAATGCAGATTCAGCGCCGCATTTCTGCCATTTTTAAAGATGTGCCAGGAGGACAAAGGTTAGGGACTACCTTCGACTACATCCACCGCCTACTAGACTTTAAGTTAATAGCAGAAGGACAAGTTCCGACAGCACCAGAAGCAGAAGCAATTACAGAACCAGTTCCCCGTGTAATTGACACTTTAGATCGGGAAGGATTGATGCAGGCAGAGGGGTATGGGGGTGTAGGGGTGCAGGGGTGTAGGGGTGCAGGGGAAGAATTTTGCAATAATTCCCAGTCAACCATCAACAGTCAACAGTCAACAGTCAACCATCAACAACCCTTTGACATCACTCGCCAACCGTTGACCTTTCCGGCGGGACGGGATGCGAGACTGCAAAATCTAGCGCGTGCAGATGAGGGTTTTTTACTGTCTCTGGCTTATTCTACACAGCGAGGCTATGGCAGAAACCATCCTTTTGCGGGTGAGATTCGCATGGGGGAAGTAGAGGTGGTGATTTGTCCAGAAGAATTGGGATTTGAAATAGCGATCGCAGATATTACTGTTACCGAGGTGCAAATGGTCAATCAGTTTAAAGGTAGTAAAGAATTACCTGCTCAATTTACACGTGGCTATGGTTTGACCTTTGGTTACAACGAACGTAAAGCCATGTCAATGGCGTTAGTAGATAGAGCGATGCGTGCTGAGGAATTAGGGGAAACAATTCAAGGCCCAGCCCAAAGTGTCGAGTTTGTCCTTTCCCACTCTGACAACGTAGAAGCACAAGGTTTTGTCCAACACCTCAAGCTTCCACACTACATTGACTTTCAATCCGAATTAAATCTAGTGCGGAAGATTAGACAACAACAAGTAAATAATCAATCGCCAGATTCAAATATTACGTTGAAAGAATCTCAGCCTTTAGGAAATCAAAATTTAAATAAAGAAAATTCTCCCGTTGGTAAGGTGTAA
- a CDS encoding GNAT family N-acetyltransferase: protein MALEIRIATHEDWSVLNQLYADMDGEPPLPNDDLEKIFAEIAQVPNYHTYIAYLNQQPVGTFSLLYAPTMMHRGYHKFAVLDSVTVISSMRGEGIGSQMVKAALKLSADAGCYKVMLSSNLKRSRAHQFYQSLGFEQHGWSFKCVLQPTQNFG, encoded by the coding sequence ATGGCTCTTGAGATTCGCATTGCTACTCATGAGGATTGGTCTGTATTAAATCAGCTCTATGCTGACATGGATGGTGAGCCACCTTTACCCAACGATGATTTAGAAAAAATCTTCGCAGAAATCGCACAAGTTCCCAATTACCACACATATATTGCCTATTTAAATCAGCAACCTGTAGGCACTTTTAGTCTCCTCTATGCACCAACAATGATGCACCGGGGATATCACAAATTTGCAGTCCTAGATTCAGTAACAGTAATTTCTTCAATGCGAGGAGAGGGTATTGGTAGCCAAATGGTAAAAGCTGCGCTCAAACTCAGTGCTGATGCTGGGTGCTATAAAGTCATGCTCTCTTCCAATTTAAAACGTAGCCGCGCCCATCAATTCTATCAATCACTAGGCTTCGAGCAGCACGGCTGGAGTTTTAAATGCGTACTCCAACCAACCCAAAATTTTGGATAA